The sequence TTCTATCACCTTATTGTAAGAGGCAACCAGCAGCAGGACATATTCCTCGACGAAGACGATCGCCTTGTATATCTCGATAAGCTGAAAACCTATAAACAGAGATGTGGCTTTGAACTTTATGCCTATGTCCTCATGAGCAACCATATTCACCTTCTCATGGAGACACCGAAAGAGCCGATATCGCGAATG is a genomic window of Nitrospirota bacterium containing:
- a CDS encoding transposase is translated as MARKPRIQYEGAFYHLIVRGNQQQDIFLDEDDRLVYLDKLKTYKQRCGFELYAYVLMSNHIHLLMETPKEPISRM